Proteins encoded in a region of the Raphanus sativus cultivar WK10039 chromosome 8, ASM80110v3, whole genome shotgun sequence genome:
- the LOC130498537 gene encoding uncharacterized protein LOC130498537 produces the protein MDPWVENQERKEMKKMKKHFDMLQFICDAEHGIPTSCPCGGRIVDEVSTNPTDKDFLPGRRYFTCNEYKNDGFHFRQPWVLGVEEEVRSLRQDVDKMAEEMHKMAEEIAQLKDLLTRK, from the exons ATGGATCCATGGGTTGAGAATCAGGAaaggaaggagatgaagaagatgaagaaacatTTTGACATGCTTCAGTTTATTTGCGATGCTGAACACGGGATTCCAACTTCGTGCCCATGTGGGGGACGAATCGTCGACGAGGTTTCTACTAATCCAACAGATAAGGATTTTCTACCAGGCCGAAGGTACTTCACTTGTAATGAGTACAAG AATGATGGGTTCCACTTCCGTCAACCATGGGTTCTCGGGGTTGAGGAAGAGGTTCGCTCCTTAAGGCAGGATGTGGACAAAATGGCTGAAGAGATGCACAAAATGGCTGAAGAAATTGCTCAGCTTAAGGACCTTCTTACCCGTAAATGA
- the LOC108816583 gene encoding protein FAR-RED ELONGATED HYPOCOTYL 3-like — MSNHVSGIPGSPEKSYKMMYSYLYMLKQVNPGTKTCVKLDDASKFKYLFIALGACIEGFAFMRKVIAVDATSLKNKYGGVLVFAEAQDPNGQSYPLAFAVLDSENLTSWTWFFEMLKSVIPDSSELVFMSERNQSLIFAIGSVFPEAHHGHCLWHLKEKVKWHAGNVNKVIVGHKFMELGRYYTVDDFNSAYDSFEKRYPAVYKYVQEHTEKDKWARVFFPRDRYNFDTINSVESMKSVFKEATTWALIPMLDCIVRKFSDWFTQRKEAVSRSIDTSLVPLVENYLHGLWDVAQKLSVREINSYELKYEITDTAGKMFWASLVEKSCTCKVWDYEKFPCLHGLAAYIYFTTNVDGGLNIHELCSKYYWTELWALAYDRTLCVVPDMSSWNVPDQIKEVKIIPPDRIRRKGRKRVG; from the coding sequence ATGAGCAATCATGTAAGTGGTATACCTGGTAGTCCGGAAAAGAGCTACAAGATGATGTATAGCTATTTGTACATGTTAAAGCAAGTGAATCCAGGAACAAAAACTTGTGTGAAATTGGATGATGCAAGTAAATTCAAGTACCTCTTCATAGCTTTGGGAGCTTGCATTGAAGGGTTTGCATTTATGAGGAAAGTGATAGCTGTGGATGCGACATCGCTGAAGAACAAATATGGTGGTGTTCTAGTTTTCGCGGAAGCTCAAGATCCTAATGGTCAAAGTTATCCACTTGCGTTTGCAGTACTAGATAGTGAGAATCTTACTAGTTGGACTTGGTTTTTCGAGATGCTTAAAAGTGTTATACCAGACTCTTCTGAACTGGTTTTCATGAGTGAAAGAAATCAGAGTCTGATCTTCGCTATAGGAAGCGTGTTTCCAGAGGCTCACCATGGGCATTGTTTATGGCATTTGAAGGAAAAGGTGAAATGGCATGCTGGTAACGTCAACAAGGTTATAGTCGGACATAAATTTATGGAGTTGGGCAGATATTACACGGTGGATGACTTCAACTCTGCTTACGACTCATTTGAAAAAAGATATCCTGCTGTGTACAAGTATGTGCAGGAACATACTGAAAAGGACAAATGGGCAAGAGTTTTTTTCCCACGTGACAGGTACAACTTCGATACAATCAACAGTGTGGAATCAATGAAGAGCGTGTTTAAAGAGGCAACGACGTGGGCATTAATACCAATGTTGGATTGTATCGTCAGGAAATTCTCTGATTGGTTCACTCAACGGAAGGAAGCTGTTTCTAGATCAATCGATACAAGCCTGGTGCCTCTGGTTGAGAACTACTTGCACGGTCTATGGGATGTTGCACAAAAGCTATCTGTACGGGAGATTAATAGTTATGAGCTTAAGTACGAGATCACTGACACTGCTGGAAAGATGTTTTGGGCGAGCTTGGTTGAAAAATCTTGTACTTGCAAGGTGTGGGATTATGAAAAGTTTCCTTGCCTGCACGGACTGGCAGCTTACATCTATTTCACTACGAATGTTGATGGCGGCCTTAATATCCATGAGCTGTGCTCAAAATACTATTGGACGGAATTGTGGGCTTTGGCGTATGACAGGACACTTTGTGTTGTGCCCGACATGTCTTCTTGGAATGTACCAGATCAGATTAAGGAGGTGAAGATCATACCTCCGGATCGCATCAGGAGGAAGGGAAGGAAAAGAGTTGGATGA
- the LOC108820739 gene encoding LOW QUALITY PROTEIN: DEAD-box ATP-dependent RNA helicase 16-like (The sequence of the model RefSeq protein was modified relative to this genomic sequence to represent the inferred CDS: deleted 1 base in 1 codon; substituted 1 base at 1 genomic stop codon): MADTKGKPVDDVNPEVKESEKTEEEVEEQRDVAEKEEEEKDKSFEEIGLDPRLIRALTKKGIEKPTPIQQTAIPFILEGKDVVAKAKTGSGKTLAYLLPLLQKLFSDSGSKMKKPAPSAFVLVPSRELCQQVYAEVSSLIELCRVQLKAVQLTSSMPLSDMRNALAGLPEILVTTPACIPKCFAAGVLDPAAISDSLEILVLDEADLLLSYGYEDNLRSVTSIVPRCCQCLLMSATTSSDVEKLKKLILHNPVVLTLQEGDDKEXPVPSNVQQFWVYDSHCVILSYCSAQNKLLHILALLKLEVVQKKIMIFINTIDMGFKLKLFLEKFGIKTAILNGELPQNSRLHILEQFNAGLFDYLIATDDNSHQTKAKGEAKDEDNKEKTKNKRKFKPKLDAEFCVVRGIDFKKVHTVINYDMPQNVTGYIHRIGRTGRAYSSGSSVSLVSPDEMEGFEEIKSLAGEEENDSDDVITPFPLLTENAVESLRYRAEDVAKSVTKIAVRESRAQDLRNEIINSEKLKSHFEANPRDLDLLKHDKLLSKTAPAPHLKDIPEYLVDPKTQEASKMVKLARAAMGNSRRSGGRHNTNKKRSRKGGDPLKTFSANGSKRGHVGVGQKSKGSMDGSTKHKKQKTV, from the exons ATGGCTGACACGAAGGGGAAACCTGTTGATGACGTAAACCCAGAAGTGAAAGAATCTGagaaaacagaagaagaagttgaagaaCAGAGAGACGTggcagagaaggaagaagaagagaaagataagAGCTTCGAGGAGATAGGACTTGATCCTCGTCTCATTCGTGCCTTAACTAAAAAGGGTATAGAGAAACCCACTCCCATTCAGCAAACAGCCATTCCTTTCATTCTT GAAGGTAAAGATGTGGTAGCTAAGGCTAAAACTGGCTCAGGTAAGACATTGGCCTACCTTCTGCCACTGCTCCAGAAGCTCTTCTCAGATTCTGGGAGCAAGATGAAGAAGCCTGCTCCCTCTGCTTTTGTTCTCGTTCCTTCTCGAGAACTATGCCAGCAG GTCTACGCAGAGGTTTCTTCGCTTATAGAGTTGTGTCGTGTTCAGCTTAAAGCAGTTCAGTTGACTAGTAGCATGCCTCTATCTGATATG CGTAATGCATTGGCCGGACTGCCTGAGATTCTTGTCACAACACCTGCTTGTATTCCAAAATGTTTTGCTGCCGGAGTTTTGGATCCCGCAGCTATCAGTGACTCGCTTGAAATCTTGGTTCTTGATGAG GCAGATCTTTTGTTGTCGTATGGATATGAAGACAATCTAAGGTCGGTAACCTCAATAGTTCCAAGATGTTGCCAGTGTCTGCTTATGTCTGCTACAACTAG TTCTGATGTTGAGAAACTGAAGAAATTGATTCTGCACAACCCGGTTGTTCTGACCTTGCAAGAAGGTGATGACAAGGAATAGCCCGTCCCAAGT AATGTCCAACAGTTTTGGGTATATGATTCACA CTGTGTTATCTTGTCTTATTGCAGTGCTCAGAATAAACTGCTTCACATTCTTGCTCTCCTGAAGCTAGAGGTGGTTCAGAAGAAAATTATGATATTCATCAATACGATCGACATGGGTTTCAAGTTGAAACTCTTCTTAGAAAAG TTTGGTATCAAAACTGCAATTTTAAACGGGGAGTTGCCTCAGAACTCTCGTCTACACATCCTTGAG CAATTCAATGCAGGTCTTTTTGACTATTTGATTGCAACGGATGATAATAGCCACCAGACTAAAGCAAAGGGAGAGGCTAAAGACGAAGATAACAAGgagaaaactaaaaacaaaaggaaGTTCAAACCGAAGCTGGACGCCGAGTTTTGTGTAGTTAGAGGAATTGATTTCAAAAAAGTTCACACG GTCATAAACTACGATATGCCTCAAAATGTGACAGGATATATTCATCGAATAGGGCGTACAGGGAGAGCATATAGCAGCGGTTCTTCAGTTTCTCTT GTTTCTCCTGACGAGATGGAAGGGTTTGAAGAAATAAAATCCTTAGCAGGGGAAGAGGAGAATGATAGTGATGATGTCATCACACCCTTCCCTTTGTTGACTGAGAATGCTGTAGAGTCTTTGAGATATAGAGCTGAG GATGTTGCAAAGAGTGTTACAAAGATTGCTGTTAGAGAGTCTCGAGCTCAGGATTTAAGAAATGAGATAATCAACTCTGAAAA GTTAAAGTCTCATTTTGAAGCTAATCCAAGAGATTTAGATCTGTTGAAACATGACAAGCTTCTGAGTAAGACTGCGCCTGCACCGCATCTAAAGGACATTCCTGAGTATCTAGTGGACCCGAAGACTCAAGAAGCAAGCAAGATGGTGAAGCTAGCTAGAGCAGCAATGGGCAACAGTAGGAGATCCGGTGGTCGCCACAACACAAACAAGAAACGATCAAGAAAAGGCGGTGACCCTCTCAAAACCTTCAGTGCCAAT GGATCTAAGAGAGGACATGTTGGTGTTGGCCAGAAGAGTAAAGGATCTATGGATGGCTCGACTAAACACAAGAAACAGAAGACAGTTTAa
- the LOC108819058 gene encoding uncharacterized protein LOC108819058, producing the protein MLSFFSDQIDKHKAVSEEEKTINDLEQSEGSHFPGDDYRPSDRKNWMAGLDVEKLTLSKIVWPGTHDSATNDIGIPLVSRPLAECQTLSIYDQLVLGTRVLDIRVQEDRHICHGILSSYNVDAVIDDVIRFLSETHSEIIILEIRTEYGHRDPPEFETYLTDKLGQFLIQQDDDLFNKAVSEILPKRVICIWKPRESPKPSRGGLLWNSDYLKDNWIDTDLPWKKFQSNLKHLSEQQPLSSRKYFYRVENTVTPQADNPVVWVKPVTDRIRKYARLFISQCVAKGCGDKLQILSTDLIEEDFVDACVGFTHARIEGKV; encoded by the coding sequence ATGCTCTCTTTCTTCTCCGACCAGATCGACAAGCACAAAGCTGTGTCCGAAGAGGAGAAAACCATAAACGATCTCGAACAATCCGAAGGCTCACACTTCCCTGGCGATGACTACCGCCCCTCCGATCGGAAAAACTGGATGGCCGGTCTAGACGTGGAGAAGCTAACTCTCAGCAAGATCGTGTGGCCAGGGACTCACGACTCAGCCACCAACGACATCGGCATCCCTCTGGTCTCTCGTCCTTTAGCCGAGTGCCAAACGCTCTCCATATACGACCAGCTCGTTCTCGGAACACGTGTTCTCGACATCCGCGTACAAGAGGATCGCCACATCTGCCACGGGATCCTGTCGTCGTACAACGTGGACGCCGTCATCGACGACGTCATCAGGTTCTTGTCGGAGACTCACTCGGAGATCATCATCCTCGAGATAAGGACGGAGTACGGACACAGAGACCCTCCGGAGTTCGAGACTTACTTGACTGACAAGTTAGGTCAGTTCTTGATACAGCAAGACGATGACTTGTTCAACAAGGCAGTATCCGAGATCTTGCCGAAAAGGGTTATCTGCATCTGGAAACCTAGAGAGTCTCCGAAGCCGAGCCGCGGCGGGCTGTTGTGGAACTCGGACTATCTAAAAGATAACTGGATCGATACGGATCTTCCGTGGAAGAAGTTTCAGAGCAACTTGAAGCATCTGAGCGAGCAGCAACCTTTGTCttctagaaaatatttttaccgTGTTGAGAATACCGTTACGCCGCAAGCGGATAACCCGGTTGTTTGGGTTAAACCGGTGACTGATCGGATCAGAAAGTACGCGaggctgttcatatctcagtGTGTTGCCAAGGGGTGTGGTGATAAGTTGCAGATTCTGTCGACGGATCTCATCGAAGAAGACTTCGTGGATGCGTGTGTTGGATTCACTCACGCAAGAATTGAAGGGAAAGTTTGA
- the LOC108821210 gene encoding uncharacterized protein LOC108821210 encodes MAFFKNLADSFVKEVVDPTVSFAEDSARTVVREVIDPTVAFIETQIQRPRDVIEQIQILDNLLASNGSRFPGDDYHPTDRKNWMAHLSVERLTLNKIVWPGTHDSATNGIGIEGVTRPLGECQTLSIYDQLVLGTRVLDIRVQEDRHICHGILSSYNVDAVIDDVIRFLLETSSEIIILEMRTEYGHKDPPGFETYLTDKLGQYLIHQDDNLFNKAVSEILPKRVICIWKPRDSPRPSRGGLLWNSDYLKDNWANTDLPWTKFQSNMNHLKEQPPISSRRFFYRVENTLTPQADNPVVWVRPVTDRIRRYARLFISRCVPEGCIDKLQVFSTDFIDEDFVDACVGLTYARINGGV; translated from the coding sequence ATGgcctttttcaaaaatttggcAGACTCTTTTGTAAAAGAAGTGGTCGATCCAACAGTATCTTTTGCAGAAGATTCCGCAAGAACTGTTGTAAGAGAAGTGATAGATCCGACCGTAGCGTTCATCGAAACCCAGATCCAGCGGCCACGGGACGTCATTGAGCAAATACAAATCCTAGACAATCTCCTCGCATCCAACGGTTCACGTTTCCCGGGCGACGACTACCATCCCACCGACCGAAAAAACTGGATGGCTCATCTCTCCGTAGAGAGACTGACTCTTAACAAGATCGTATGGCCAGGAACGCACGACTCAGCCACCAACGGGATCGGTATAGAAGGGGTAACTCGTCCATTGGGTGAGTGCCAAACGCTCTCCATATACGACCAGCTCGTTCTCGGAACACGTGTCCTCGACATCCGCGTACAAGAAGATCGCCACATCTGCCACGGGATCCTGTCGTCGTACAACGTGGACGCCGTCATCGACGACGTCATCAGGTTCTTATTGGAGACTAGCTCGGAGATCATTATCCTAGAGATGAGGACGGAGTACGGACACAAAGACCCTCCGGGGTTCGAGACTTACTTGACTGACAAGTTAGGTCAATACTTGATACATCAAGACGATAACTTGTTCAACAAGGCAGTATCCGAGATCTTGCCTAAGAGGGTTATTTGCATCTGGAAACCTAGAGACTCCCCGAGGCCGAGCCGTGGTGGACTTCTCTGGAACTCTGACTATCTAAAAGATAACTGGGCCAATACGGATCTTCCATGGACGAAGTTTCAAAGCAATATGAACCATTTGAAAGAGCAACCACCGATATCTTCTAGAAGGTTCTTTTACCGAGTTGAGAATACACTTACGCCACAAGCAGATAATCCGGTTGTGTGGGTCAGACCCGTGACTGATCGTATCCGAAGGTACGCTAGGCTCTTCATTTCTAGGTGCGTACCCGAGGGATGTATAGATAAGTTGCAGGTTTTTTCTACGGATTTCATCGATGAGGATTTTGTTGATGCATGTGTTGGGCTTACATACGCCAGAATCAATGGAGGAgtttga
- the LOC108821670 gene encoding uncharacterized protein LOC108821670, with protein sequence MADLVKQILVRPIQLADQITKAADEAYSFRQECLEVKAKTEKLAGLLRQAARASNDLYERPTRRIIDDTEQVLFKAIALVEKCRATGLMKRLFTIIPAAAFRKITMQLENSLGDVSWLLRVSASGDDRDDEYLGGLPPIAANEPILCLIWEQVAILFTGSLEDRSDAAASLVSLARDNDRYGRLIIEEGGVPPLLKLAKEGKLEGQENAARAIGLLGRDPESVEQIVNSGVCQVFAKILKDGHMKVQTVVAWSVSELASNHPKCQDHFAQNNIIRFLVSHLAFETVQEHSKYAIVSNKQTLSSIHTVVMASNTNPSEKGHEQDETNSNISHPMSNQTPSQMHSLVANTFAIKGSDSGSGSGTNKNQTKQSNQQHQHHHHTKGGPTPRGNNPTHVSLMGTSIKGREYEDPATKAQMKAMAARALWQLSRGNLQICRSITESRALLCFAVLLEKGDDEVKSYSALAMMEITDVAEQYSELRRSAFKPTSPAAKAVVEQLLKVIENEVPDLLIPCIKSIGSLSRTFRATETRIIAPLVKLLDEREAEVSMEAAVALIKFACTENFLRDNHSKAIIAAGGAKHLIQLVYFGEQMVQVPALVLLCYIALNVPDSETLAQEEVLVVLEWSTKQSHLVEAPTIDEILPEAKSRLELYQSRGSRGFH encoded by the coding sequence ATGGCGGATCTCGTGAAACAAATCTTAGTAAGACCAATTCAACTAGCGGATCAGATAACCAAAGCGGCCGACGAGGCTTACTCCTTCCGACAAGAATGTCTAGAGGTCAAAGCCAAGACCGAAAAGCTCGCCGGTCTCCTCCGCCAAGCGGCGCGTGCGAGCAACGACCTATACGAACGTCCCACCCGCCGCATCATCGACGACACGGAGCAAGTCCTCTTCAAAGCCATAGCCCTCGTGGAGAAATGCCGCGCCACGGGGCTGATGAAACGCCTCTTCACCATCATCCCCGCGGCCGCGTTTAGGAAGATCACGATGCAGCTAGAGAATTCGCTCGGAGATGTCTCCTGGCTCCTCCGTGTCTCCGCCTCGGGAGACGACCGTGACGACGAGTACCTAGGTGGTCTCCCTCCTATCGCTGCGAACGAACCTATCCTCTGTTTGATTTGGGAACAGGTCGCTATCCTCTTCACGGGCTCCCTAGAGGACCGTTCCGATGCCGCGGCTTCGCTCGTGTCGCTGGCACGTGACAATGATCGGTACGGGAGGTTGATTATTGAAGAAGGTGGGGTGCCTCCGTTGTTGAAACTTGCTAAAGAAGGGAAACTTGAGGGGCAAGAAAACGCGGCTCGAGCCATTGGTTTATTAGGTCGAGACCCTGAGAGTGTTGAGCAGATCGTTAACTCAGGTGTGTGTCAAGTCTTTGCGAAGATTCTCAAAGATGGTCATATGAAAGTTCAGACCGTTGTTGCTTGGTCTGTGTCGGAACTAGCATCAAATCATCCCAAATGTCAAGACCATTTCGCTCAGAACAACATCATCCGCTTCCTCGTGAGCCATCTCGCTTTCGAGACGGTTCAAGAACATAGCAAATACGCTATCGTGAGTAACAAGCAAACTCTGTCTTCGATCCACACGGTTGTGATGGCTAGCAACACGAACCCGTCTGAGAAGGGCCACGAGCAAGACGAGACGAACAGCAATATTTCTCATCCTATGAGTAACCAGACACCGAGCCAGATGCATAGTTTGGTTGCGAACACGTTTGCAATAAAGGGTTCagattcgggttcgggttcgggtacTAACAAGAATCAGACGAAACAGAGTAATCAACAACACcagcatcatcatcatacaAAAGGTGGTCCAACTCCAAGAGGGAACAATCCAACGCATGTTTCTTTGATGGGGACAAGCATTAAAGGAAGAGAGTATGAAGATCCAGCCACTAAAGCTCAGATGAAAGCGATGGCTGCAAGAGCGTTGTGGCAACTCTCGAGAGGGAATCTCCAAATATGTAGAAGCATAACAGAGTCAAGAGCACTGCTCTGTTTCGCGGTTCTGTTAGAGAAAGGAGACGATGAAGTCAAGTCATATTCTGCATTAGCAATGATGGAGATCACCGACGTTGCTGAGCAATACTCTGAGCTAAGACGTTCAGCTTTCAAACCAACCTCTCCTGCTGCTAAAGCTGTGGTCGAACAGCTACTAAAAGTGATCGAAAACGAAGTGCCGGACCTTCTGATCCCTTGTATCAAATCAATAGGTAGTCTCTCAAGAACGTTCCGTGCAACCGAGACAAGAATCATTGCACCACTTGTGAAGCTTCTTGATGAAAGAGAAGCTGAGGTTTCAATGGAAGCAGCCGTGGCGCTTATCAAATTCGCGTGTACTGAGAATTTCTTGCGGGATAACCACTCTAAGGCCATCATAGCAGCAGGAGGTGCAAAGCATTTGATTCAGCTGGTGTACTTTGGTGAACAGATGGTTCAAGTCCCAGCTTTGGTACTACTATGTTACATAGCATTGAATGTACCGGACAGTGAGACTCTAGCGCAAGAAGAGGTTCTTGTTGTGCTTGAATGGTCGACAAAGCAATCTCATTTGGTGGAAGCACCAACGATTGATGAGATTTTACCAGAAGCAAAGAGTAGACTGGAACTTTATCAATCTAGAGGGTCAAGAGGATTTCACTGA
- the LOC108819421 gene encoding protein NUCLEAR FUSION DEFECTIVE 4, translating into MGLGRSSSSSSALKWLGFVTAVWVQSISGNNYTFSNYSDALKSLMNLTQLELNSLSVAKDIGKAFGILAGLASDRLSTPVILLIGCFEGLLGYGVQWLVVSRTIQPLPYWQMCVFLCMGGNSTTWMNTAVLVTCIRNFRRNRGPVSGILKGYVGLSTAIFTVVCTALFSADPASFLVLLSVAPFAVCLTAVFFLREVPPAASTAEENEESRYFAVFNIVAIVVAVYLQSYDVIGIKTGAVSVAFASVLLILLASPIAVPFHAYVRSLNLNDEDVEGRVEEPLLRSVMAAETVVGAAAAADNELPPSPILRKEEEKNHGGVEKKRPVLGEDHTILEAALTVDFWVLFVSFLCGVGTGLAVMNNMGQIGLALGYTDVSIFVSMMSIWGFFGRILSGTISEHFIKKNGTPRPLWNAASQIVMAVGYLLMALAMPGSLYFGSIVVGACYGVRLAITVPIASELFGLKYYGLLYNILILNFPLGSFLFSGLLAGLLYDAEATPTPDGGNTCVGAHCYRLVFIVMAFTSIIGVGLDLWLAFRTKEIYAKIHASKKVEKSSGNLR; encoded by the exons ATGGGTTTGGgtagatcttcttcttcttcctcggcTCTGAAATGGCTTGGTTTCGTTACGGCTGTTTGGGTCCAATCCATCTCCGGCAACAACTACACCTTCTCCAACTACTCCGACGCTCTCAAATCCCTAATGAACCTCACGCAACTTGAGCTCAACAGCCTCTCCGTCGCTAAAGACATCGGAAAAGCATTCGGAATCCTCGCCGGACTTGCCTCCGATCGTCTCTCCACTCCCGTCATCCTCCTCATCGGCTGTTTCGAAGGCCTTCTCGGTTACGGTGTGCAATGGCTCGTCGTGAGCCGCACGATTCAACCTCTCCCTTACTGGCAG ATGTGTGTGTTTCTCTGTATGGGAGGAAACAGCACGACGTGGATGAACACGGCGGTTCTTGTAACGTGCATAAGAAACTTCCGGCGAAACCGTGGTCCTGTTTCAGGTATCCTCAAAGGCTACGTCGGCTTGAGCACTGCGATATTCACGGTGGTGTGCACTGCTCTGTTCTCCGCCGATCCAGCTTCCTTTCTCGTTCTTCTCTCCGTCGCGCCATTCGCCGTCTGCCTCACGGCGGTTTTCTTCCTCCGTGAAGTCCCTCCGGCGGCTTCCACCGCCGAGGAAAACGAAGAGTCTCGCTACTTCGCCGTGTTCAACATCGTGGCGATTGTCGTCGCCGTATACCTTCAGTCGTACGACGTGATCGGAATCAAAACCGGAGCAGTCTCCGTCGCGTTCGCCTCCGTGCTTCTCATCCTCTTGGCTTCTCCCATCGCCGTCCCTTTCCACGCCTACGTTCGGAGTTTAAATCTGAACGATGAAGACGTGGAAGGACGAGTGGAGGAACCGCTGCTGAGATCCGTGATGGCGGCGGAGACGGTGGTTGGTGCCGCCGCCGCGGCGGATAATGAGTTGCCGCCGTCTCCTATCCTTCGAAAGGAGGAGGAAAAGAACCACGGAGGTGTAGAGAAGAAGAGACCGGTGCTTGGAGAAGACCACACCATATTAGAAGCAGCGTTGACCGTTGACTTTTGGGTGTTGTTTGTGTCGTTTTTGTGTGGAGTTGGAACTGGCTTAGCTGTAATGAACAACATGGGTCAGATAGGGCTTGCGCTTGGTTACACAGATGTTTCTATCTTTGTCTCCATGATGAGCATTTGGGGTTTCTTTGGTCGGATTCTCTCTGGTACTATCTCCGAGCACTTTATCAA aaaaaatggAACACCAAGACCATTATGGAACGCAGCATCTCAAATCGTCATGGCCGTAGGATATCTACTGATGGCTTTAGCAATGCCCGGTTCACTCTACTTCGGTTCAATTGTGGTTGGGGCTTGCTATGGAGTCCGGTTAGCCATAACCGTACCAATTGCCTCCGAACTCTTCGGTCTCAAGTACTACGGACTCTTGTACAACATCCTCATACTTAATTTTCCTCTTGGCTCATTCCTTTTCTCCGGTCTTCTTGCGGGTTTACTCTACGATGCTGAAGCTACACCGACTCCTGATGGAGGCAACACGTGCGTGGGAGCACATTGTTACCGTTTGGTCTTCATTGTAATGGCATTTACATCCATCATTGGAGTTGGTCTTGACCTCTGGCTTGCGTTCAGAACCAAAGAGATCTATGCCAAGATTCACGCGAGCAAGAAGGTTGAGAAATCTAGTGGTAATCTTAGATGA